Proteins from a single region of Desulfolutivibrio sulfoxidireducens:
- a CDS encoding DVU_1553 family AMP-dependent CoA ligase yields MSPDPMAIRDFSPEVPGKDPAAERTPPRERPDEKPERSPLDAWLAARMGLDGPSPTPKDVARHQLAALGRTLALVREKSPFYRERLAGLPRDFPRTLADMADCPFTTPADLAADHRPFVCAPLSEIAHMVTLSTSGTTGPAKRLGFTAADVEATVDFFHHGMATFTRPGDAVLIILPGPRVAELLALALLRLGARGTPGSLVRPDPGDGDPAAAFVRDMDRVDARVLVAGPWQLETLIQALPAVRAARGRLGAVLSSGGPLAPALRDQVQDRFGCPVFDHYGLTETGFGGGVECAARAGYHLRDADLFFEIVDPVTGRVLPPGRMGEVVVTTLGRQGMPLVRYRTGDASALLDGPCPCGGRTRRLRRVAGRFDQQGRVVVPQKGGTNGS; encoded by the coding sequence ATGAGCCCGGACCCTATGGCGATCCGGGATTTTTCGCCCGAAGTGCCGGGAAAAGACCCCGCGGCCGAGAGAACGCCGCCACGGGAGCGCCCGGACGAAAAGCCGGAACGCAGCCCCCTGGACGCCTGGCTGGCCGCCCGGATGGGGCTTGACGGGCCGTCCCCGACCCCAAAGGACGTGGCCCGGCATCAGCTTGCGGCCCTGGGCCGGACCTTGGCCCTGGTCCGGGAGAAAAGCCCCTTCTACCGGGAACGCCTGGCCGGCCTGCCCCGGGATTTCCCCCGGACCCTGGCGGACATGGCCGACTGCCCATTCACCACACCGGCCGACCTGGCCGCCGATCACCGGCCCTTCGTGTGCGCCCCCCTGTCCGAGATCGCCCACATGGTCACCCTGAGCACCTCCGGCACCACCGGGCCGGCCAAACGTCTGGGTTTCACGGCCGCCGACGTGGAGGCCACCGTGGATTTCTTCCACCACGGCATGGCTACCTTTACCCGGCCGGGCGATGCGGTGTTGATCATCCTGCCCGGGCCCCGGGTGGCGGAACTGCTTGCCTTGGCCCTTTTGCGGCTGGGGGCGCGCGGCACCCCCGGTTCCCTGGTCCGGCCGGACCCCGGGGACGGCGATCCGGCGGCCGCCTTTGTCCGGGACATGGACCGGGTCGATGCCCGGGTGCTGGTGGCCGGGCCGTGGCAACTGGAGACGCTGATCCAGGCTTTGCCGGCCGTGCGGGCGGCCAGGGGGCGGCTTGGGGCCGTGCTGTCAAGCGGCGGGCCGCTTGCCCCGGCCCTGCGTGACCAGGTTCAGGACCGGTTCGGCTGCCCGGTCTTCGACCACTACGGCCTGACCGAGACCGGCTTCGGGGGCGGGGTGGAGTGCGCGGCCCGGGCCGGCTACCACCTGCGCGATGCCGACCTTTTTTTCGAGATCGTGGACCCGGTCACAGGCCGGGTTCTGCCGCCTGGGCGCATGGGCGAGGTGGTGGTGACCACCCTTGGCCGCCAGGGCATGCCGCTGGTGCGCTACCGCACCGGCGACGCCTCGGCCCTGCTCGACGGTCCCTGCCCCTGCGGCGGCCGCACGCGGCGGCTGCGCCGGGTGGCGGGACGTTTCGACCAACAGGGACGCGTGGTCGTCCCGCAAAAAGGAGGAACAAACGGATCATGA
- a CDS encoding XdhC family aldehyde oxidoreductase maturation factor, whose translation MTDMWEIVTARLASGQSVVRAAIVTQEGSAPRTAGASMLVFPDRGAWGTVGGGLVEARVLEAAAEVLASGTPRIMDFDLTGEMAAGADMICGGSLRVFVERLDPDMAGLFLILQARLSAGERCLLATPLEPGSDRVLLAADGRRIGPALPALLVGSAGSGGSGRATNAACRTLARAGADIQAPVCVTVERVRYFLEPCQGRPRLFLIGAGHVSRATAQVASLAGFSVIVLDDRPDFANRERFPTAFEVAVVPSLDTCLAGRTITSRDLVVVVTRGHLHDASVLAQTLATPAGYVGMIGSRRKRDAIYDRLRATGVTETDLARVYAPVGLDIGAETPEEIAISIVAELIAARAGKT comes from the coding sequence ATGACCGATATGTGGGAAATCGTGACGGCTCGACTGGCATCCGGACAGTCCGTGGTCCGGGCGGCAATCGTCACCCAGGAGGGCTCCGCGCCGCGTACGGCCGGGGCGTCCATGCTGGTGTTCCCGGACCGGGGCGCCTGGGGCACGGTGGGCGGCGGGCTGGTCGAGGCCCGGGTCCTGGAGGCGGCCGCCGAGGTCTTGGCAAGCGGCACGCCCCGGATCATGGACTTCGACCTGACCGGCGAGATGGCCGCCGGGGCGGATATGATCTGCGGCGGGAGCCTGCGGGTCTTCGTGGAGCGCCTGGACCCGGATATGGCCGGGCTTTTCCTGATCCTTCAGGCCCGGCTTTCGGCCGGGGAGCGCTGCCTGCTGGCCACGCCCCTCGAACCGGGATCGGACCGGGTGTTGCTTGCGGCCGACGGCCGCCGGATCGGGCCGGCCCTGCCGGCCCTGCTGGTCGGATCGGCAGGATCGGGCGGATCGGGCCGGGCCACAAACGCGGCATGCCGAACCCTGGCCCGGGCCGGGGCGGACATCCAGGCCCCGGTGTGCGTGACTGTGGAGCGGGTCCGATATTTTCTGGAGCCCTGCCAGGGCCGGCCCAGGCTCTTTCTCATCGGGGCCGGACACGTGTCCCGGGCCACGGCCCAGGTCGCCTCCCTGGCCGGATTTTCTGTCATCGTCCTCGACGACCGCCCCGATTTCGCCAACCGGGAACGGTTTCCCACGGCCTTCGAGGTGGCCGTGGTCCCGTCCCTGGATACCTGCCTGGCCGGGCGGACCATCACCTCCCGCGACCTGGTGGTCGTGGTCACCCGGGGGCACCTCCACGACGCCTCGGTCCTGGCCCAGACCCTGGCCACTCCGGCCGGCTATGTGGGCATGATCGGCAGCCGCCGCAAACGCGACGCCATCTACGACCGGCTTCGGGCCACAGGGGTGACGGAAACGGATTTAGCCCGGGTGTACGCCCCGGTAGGGCTTGACATTGGGGCCGAGACCCCCGAGGAAATCGCCATAAGCATTGTAGCCGAACTGATCGCCGCACGCGCGGGGAAAACATGA
- a CDS encoding DVU_1551 family NTP transferase: MKHAFAAVIPAAGLSSRLPAFKPLLALGDTTTLGRVVRACRQARVRDIIVVTGYRADEVAAEADRLGARAVHNPDFLQGMFSSVRAGLAALSDGLDGAFVHPVDIPLVRSHVHARLMDRFAVSDAPVFFPVFDDRGGHPPLIRASRIGEVLAYQGRGGLRGALATMDGEDVEVACAQIHFDMDDDAAYFDALGRLARLDVPSPDEALVMLTAYFSVGEKGLAHARAVSRAALALALALNRLGAGLDKRLVESAALLHDLAKGKKNHEEEGGRELLRLGFPVVADIVACHRDLTLSEEARVTEKEIVYLADKLVRCDRYVGLEARFREKLDMFADDPEAQAAIRGRRGRARAVLARVEREAGLSVERILALAGMDVSGGTCAG, translated from the coding sequence ATGAAGCACGCATTCGCCGCCGTCATCCCGGCCGCCGGACTGTCCTCCAGGCTCCCGGCCTTCAAGCCCCTTCTGGCCCTGGGCGACACCACAACGCTGGGGCGGGTGGTCCGGGCCTGCCGCCAGGCCCGCGTTCGCGACATCATCGTGGTCACCGGATACCGGGCCGACGAGGTCGCGGCCGAGGCCGACCGCCTCGGGGCCCGGGCCGTGCACAACCCGGATTTCCTCCAGGGCATGTTCTCCTCGGTACGGGCCGGCCTTGCCGCCCTTTCGGACGGCCTGGACGGGGCGTTCGTGCATCCCGTGGACATCCCCCTGGTGCGTTCCCATGTCCACGCCCGGCTCATGGACCGCTTCGCGGTCTCGGACGCGCCGGTTTTTTTTCCGGTCTTCGACGACCGCGGGGGGCATCCGCCGCTGATTCGGGCCTCGCGGATTGGGGAGGTGCTGGCCTATCAGGGACGGGGGGGGCTGCGCGGGGCCCTGGCGACCATGGACGGGGAGGACGTGGAGGTGGCCTGCGCCCAGATCCATTTCGACATGGACGACGACGCGGCCTATTTCGATGCCCTGGGACGGCTGGCCAGGCTGGACGTGCCTTCGCCGGACGAGGCCCTGGTCATGCTGACGGCCTATTTTTCCGTGGGCGAAAAGGGGTTGGCCCATGCCCGGGCCGTGTCCCGGGCGGCCCTGGCCCTGGCCCTGGCCCTGAATCGTCTGGGGGCCGGACTCGACAAGCGTCTGGTGGAATCCGCGGCGCTTTTGCACGACCTGGCCAAGGGCAAAAAGAATCACGAGGAGGAGGGCGGCCGGGAGCTTTTGCGTCTGGGGTTTCCCGTGGTGGCGGACATCGTGGCCTGCCACCGTGATTTGACCCTGTCGGAAGAGGCCCGGGTGACCGAGAAGGAGATCGTGTATCTGGCGGACAAGCTGGTGCGCTGCGACCGGTACGTGGGGCTTGAGGCCCGGTTTCGGGAGAAGCTGGACATGTTCGCGGACGATCCCGAGGCCCAGGCGGCCATCCGGGGGCGGCGGGGCCGGGCCAGGGCCGTTCTGGCCCGGGTGGAGCGCGAGGCGGGCCTTAGCGTGGAGCGCATCCTGGCATTGGCCGGGATGGACGTGTCGGGCGGGACGTGCGCCGGGTAA
- a CDS encoding histidine phosphatase family protein yields MRRVRVWLLRHGALPQVFPRRFVGQSDISLSEDGREQAVFWAKKLAGVPFASAVASDISRSLETARIILAGRDVPLRTDVGLREICLGAWEGLTVAEVRERFPGQYEARGEDIAGYRPAGGESFRDVRARAVAALEAIVRQARGEVLVVAHGGVNRCLLCHLLGMSLGHLFRLGQDYACLNLLDFSGDMPTVAGMNIRPGHFF; encoded by the coding sequence GTGCGCCGGGTAAGGGTGTGGCTTTTGCGCCACGGCGCGCTGCCCCAGGTTTTTCCACGCCGGTTCGTGGGCCAGTCGGACATTTCGCTTTCGGAGGATGGCCGGGAACAGGCGGTCTTCTGGGCCAAAAAACTGGCCGGGGTCCCTTTCGCATCGGCTGTGGCTTCGGATATTTCCCGAAGCCTGGAGACGGCCCGGATCATCCTGGCCGGACGGGACGTACCGCTTCGGACCGATGTCGGATTGCGGGAGATCTGTCTGGGGGCGTGGGAGGGGTTGACCGTGGCCGAGGTCCGGGAGCGCTTTCCCGGACAGTATGAGGCTCGCGGCGAGGATATTGCCGGGTACCGGCCGGCCGGCGGGGAGAGTTTCCGCGACGTGCGGGCGCGGGCGGTCGCGGCCCTTGAGGCCATCGTGCGCCAGGCCCGGGGCGAGGTGCTGGTCGTGGCCCATGGCGGGGTGAACCGCTGCCTCTTATGCCACCTTCTTGGCATGTCCCTGGGGCATCTTTTCCGTCTGGGCCAGGATTACGCCTGCCTGAATCTTCTGGATTTTTCCGGGGACATGCCCACGGTGGCGGGCATGAACATCCGTCCCGGCCATTTCTTCTGA
- a CDS encoding winged helix-turn-helix domain-containing protein produces MKKPPLTEHMPTVRLHLWLDTDDGLFFGTGRALLLERIEKHGSLKKAAEELGMSYRAAWGKIKQSEKILGFELITRNSRRGGYELTDFGRLVRDRFILWFNEVEKTALAKAAEIFPWDVKGYRGNTPNEVDEVDEVDGGKEEEERKKEYPPGAKGLRPLESHKGQGDDD; encoded by the coding sequence ATGAAAAAACCGCCCCTGACCGAACACATGCCCACCGTCCGCCTGCACCTGTGGCTGGACACCGACGACGGCCTTTTCTTCGGCACCGGCCGGGCGCTTCTGCTCGAACGCATCGAAAAACACGGGTCCCTCAAAAAAGCCGCCGAGGAACTCGGCATGTCCTATCGGGCCGCCTGGGGCAAAATCAAACAAAGCGAAAAAATACTGGGCTTCGAGCTGATCACCCGCAACAGCCGGCGCGGCGGCTACGAACTCACGGACTTCGGCCGCCTCGTCCGCGACAGGTTCATCCTGTGGTTCAACGAGGTGGAAAAGACCGCCCTGGCCAAGGCCGCCGAGATATTCCCCTGGGACGTCAAGGGCTACCGGGGCAATACCCCGAACGAGGTGGACGAGGTGGACGAGGTGGACGGGGGGAAGGAGGAGGAGGAGAGAAAGAAGGAATACCCTCCGGGGGCCAAAGGGCTTCGCCCTTTGGAATCCCACAAAGGGCAAGGGGATGACGACTGA
- a CDS encoding formate dehydrogenase accessory protein FdhE, giving the protein MWFDERKFKVKEEAKALVPPPRSPAVTAIAKVFADLVDRRAACRDALPETPPVTELAFDPAAFTEGTPILAGVDPLAFREDFLAAARCLLPGMAELFPAVASELNTLSTALADTPGLADVCIEAAFGDGDDRAALWDKTANQCGVSVPVAAFAVDEILKVCLERLAPLMAGYVQEETWFRGYCPICGSYPDVGCLVPKEQEPTDYLVSKSGQLHLHCARCGHVWRYVRIKCPACETTDHEKFTSLSANDRDDERVYTCSECGIFFPCVDLTGGRTDMRLETAALDLMHLEFVAAERGFKPLVAQAWNIFA; this is encoded by the coding sequence ATGTGGTTTGATGAACGGAAGTTCAAAGTCAAGGAAGAGGCGAAGGCCCTTGTCCCGCCACCGCGATCCCCGGCCGTGACGGCCATCGCCAAGGTCTTCGCCGACTTGGTTGACCGGCGTGCCGCGTGCCGGGACGCCTTGCCGGAAACGCCGCCGGTGACGGAACTGGCCTTCGACCCGGCCGCCTTCACCGAAGGAACGCCCATTCTGGCCGGCGTCGATCCCCTCGCCTTCCGGGAAGATTTCCTGGCCGCCGCACGGTGTCTTCTTCCGGGCATGGCCGAACTGTTTCCGGCCGTCGCCTCCGAACTGAACACACTGTCAACGGCCCTGGCCGACACTCCGGGCCTGGCCGACGTCTGCATCGAGGCCGCCTTCGGCGACGGCGATGATAGAGCCGCCCTGTGGGATAAAACCGCGAATCAGTGCGGCGTGTCCGTTCCCGTGGCCGCCTTTGCCGTGGACGAAATCCTGAAGGTCTGCCTGGAACGCCTTGCCCCCCTCATGGCCGGATACGTCCAGGAGGAAACCTGGTTTCGCGGCTATTGCCCCATCTGCGGATCCTATCCCGACGTGGGCTGCCTGGTTCCCAAGGAACAGGAGCCGACCGACTACCTGGTCTCCAAAAGCGGCCAGTTGCATCTGCACTGCGCCCGGTGCGGCCACGTCTGGCGCTACGTGCGCATCAAGTGCCCGGCCTGCGAGACCACGGACCACGAAAAGTTCACCAGTCTGTCGGCCAATGATCGCGACGACGAACGGGTCTACACCTGTAGCGAATGCGGTATCTTTTTCCCCTGCGTGGACCTGACCGGCGGCCGCACGGACATGCGCCTGGAGACCGCCGCCCTGGATCTCATGCATCTCGAATTCGTGGCCGCCGAGCGGGGGTTCAAACCCCTGGTCGCCCAGGCCTGGAACATATTTGCCTGA
- a CDS encoding 4Fe-4S dicluster domain-containing protein has product MPKAFFIDTSRCTACRGCQVACKEWHEHEAVPTLQTGTHQNPPELTPYNFKLVHFSEHKIDGRIHWLFFPEQCRHCVNPPCKDVADGYVPGAVIQDEATGAVIYTEKSKELTPEQCKDIRELCPYLVPRRNEKTGMLTKCDMCIDRVQAGMQPACVKTCCTGAMNFGERAEMVALAHESLAKVKKEHPQATLVDEDSVSVIYLITQPRKMYFEYVARETEPLTRQAFLQKIVEPVRRMAG; this is encoded by the coding sequence ATGCCCAAGGCATTCTTTATCGATACCTCACGTTGCACGGCCTGCCGGGGTTGCCAGGTGGCCTGCAAGGAGTGGCACGAGCACGAGGCCGTGCCCACGCTCCAGACAGGCACCCACCAGAATCCCCCGGAACTTACCCCCTACAACTTCAAACTCGTGCATTTCTCCGAGCACAAGATCGATGGCAGGATCCACTGGCTGTTTTTCCCGGAACAGTGCCGCCACTGCGTCAACCCGCCCTGCAAGGACGTCGCCGACGGCTACGTCCCGGGCGCGGTGATCCAGGACGAGGCCACCGGGGCGGTGATCTACACCGAGAAGAGCAAGGAACTCACCCCGGAACAGTGCAAGGACATCCGGGAGCTGTGCCCCTATCTCGTTCCCCGTCGCAACGAGAAGACCGGCATGCTCACCAAGTGCGACATGTGCATCGACCGGGTCCAGGCCGGCATGCAGCCCGCCTGCGTCAAGACCTGCTGCACCGGGGCCATGAACTTCGGCGAGCGCGCCGAAATGGTGGCCCTGGCCCACGAGAGCCTGGCCAAGGTCAAGAAGGAACATCCCCAGGCCACGCTTGTCGATGAGGACAGCGTCAGCGTGATCTACCTCATCACCCAGCCGCGCAAGATGTACTTTGAATACGTGGCCAGGGAAACCGAGCCGCTGACCCGTCAGGCCTTCCTGCAAAAGATCGTCGAACCCGTGCGCCGCATGGCCGGGTAA